The stretch of DNA ttgttttatttttctattttgtgattataaaatttgatgGATTTATTTATATACAGAAGGAACggataataaataacaatttgtgaaataaaataatgatgatTATGATGCCTCTTTTCCTCTGATTGCTTTCCGCCACACATTTTCATTTTGATGAACTTATCAATTATGgactagtttttttttctttcaaaaacttAGTATTACTGAAATATACAATATcaaaccaaaatttaaaattttgcatcAAATCCACATTCTGACTATTTTACATGtgtaactataaaaatattttgatgctcaataatcatatttattaGGAATTAAGAAGTCTAATAATTATGATTCTTACATTAGTGTCTAAATTGTTATTTAATCTGTTATTAGGTTACATGATCTAAAAAgagtaatataatattattttcataaaaattatttaaatttgaaaaatttagatTGACACCCTctttaagaaaatgtttttatgaataatttgataaactgtatttttagaaaatattagtttCTAAGGAAGTTAATTTTAAGAATAGACTAAACATGAGGAcatatttttcagttttgaaattttaaaaatttaaaagtttaaagatGGGATAAATAAAactcttatatatttttagtaaattacaATTTTGTCCATTGATGATGCAAAGacaattattatattagaaaaaaagggAGATTAGTCACTCTTAACTGGCTGGCAGCAGCATTTCTATGATAAGACAacttttttgttcaattaattACAATCAAGTCACTGAGAAAATAAGTTTCAAATCATAAAGTTATATATTACCTGTgttttaatagtataaatcaAACAAGATAATTCACTTCATTGTAAAAATCTGTTTAGATAAATCtatcatcaataaaaaatatctttttataaattaccactaatttatgtataaattagtttataaattgtgaaaaattattttatattttatataaatgctTACCCAAAAAAAGCTATACCAAATTGAAATATAGTATCACAAGCTtcccaaatttcaaaatatgaatTCTTCTCAGAATATTGATAAATTTGTTAAGGTACGAAATCAACTAAATGAAAAAGATAGGAGCGGAAAAATTTCTGGTTATACTTTTCTTTTACTACAAgtgcttcatatatttatttgaatgtCTAAATTTACaattgtattatatttaaaaattttaaaataaaaaaatttggtgaATCACTtactctttatttaattataaaataaaaaaatttagtaattgATCGTAATTGATACTTTTGatactttatataattatacaacACTGTAGCAGATTTAGTTAGCAGGTCTTTGCTATCCTCAACCCCTGTATCCATTATAAATacaccaatattttcattctcaGTCTCATTATATGCAACTTTTTTATCTGTGCTCCATTGTCTTCCtctgtcttcattcttttttcttcttcttgttcaaACACAACTAATTCCCTCTTTTCTTAGTTTTTGTGTAAAAGATGGGTGGAAGTTCTCCTTGCGCCTCTTGCAAATTGTTGAGACGCAGGTGCTCAAAAGATTGCATCTTCGCTCCGTATTTTCCCTCTGATGAACCTCAAAAGTTTGCCATTGTTCACAAGGTTTTTGGTGCTAGCAATGTTAGCAAAATGTTGCAGGTATTTCTTTCTCACTCTTCTTTTTGCATTCCTTTAGTACTGAAATAAAAACCCTTTTTAGATATGAGAGATTCAAGTACTATTTGCTAatataagtgaaaaaaaatacaaccttTAGCATTTAACTGTATCTGTTCTTCAGAGTTATCAGAGTTATCAGTGGTGAAAAAGGTTTTTCAGAAGATTCGCAGAGAGTTCTAAATGGTTGTTTCTTATGCAATGTTTCAGGAACTTCCTGTTCATCAAAGAGCAGATGCAGTGAGTAGTTTAGTGTATGAAGCAAGTGCAAGAGTGAGAGATCCTGTGTATGGTTGCGTTGGAGCCATTTCCTATCTGCAAAATCAAGTTGCTGATCTTCAAATGCAGCTTGCAGTTGCTCAAGCAGAGATACTCTGCATTCAGATGAAAAATGAATCACTGATACCACCCTCAGAAACTGATCTACACCAGAAGTCTTATCTTCTTCAGAATAATTTCCCTCACTTACTAGATTTTAACACTTCCAACAGTGTAGTTCACTGTTCCCCTAATCATGTTACACAATGAAATTATTTCTGGAATGAAAATTGTTCAaatgtttgtttgtttctttgtcTTTTCTGTGTATTTTGGAGACAGATTTTTAAGGACCAAAGTTGACTCTAGTACTTAATTAAGGTGTTTTTATATTAAGTTGTTAATGCACCAAGTAAAGACAAAGTGCGTGGTGGCTTGTAGAATTGGCAGACATTCTTATCATTTTATATACAGAAGCTACCTTACTATCtggaaacaaaaacaaagttcTCATATACATTACaaccttttgtttttctcattAGAAGCATTTAGGTTTCTTTAGATGGAACAAGTATTGCACAGGAATCATTTTAACAGGAAGAATCTTTGATTATTTAattcctttttaatatatatatatatatatatatatatatatatatatatatatatatatttaattcttcatgtatatagtaatttatgttttgtcATACTGAAGTAGAAGAAAGAAGATGGAAGGAGAGATAGAAGGAAGGACAGTGATCTATTAGGTTTAGGGGTAGAGAAGTGTTCtacctgatttttttttccccATAAGAATAGAATGAAAAGACTtggaaatatattattaaaaaataatctataaatagtgcatataataatatattttttataaaatatttgatatttttaaactttaattttattataaaagattcatattttttgtttattttagttttaaataaaaaattcaaaatattttttattttattttatttaatcatactttattttattatttaatttttattcaaaacatagttaaacataaaaatgtttatattttacatcattATATGGGTTGGGTTCAGGAtatgtttcataatttttttaagttaagttaaattattatttatttatttcttaattagttaTATAAACAAGAGAATTTTTACTTCATAATTTCattaacatttgaatatttttaattaatattaaatataaaaatatttgtaaattagtgtgatttatatataacagattaattttattatcactaaaatatttttttttcaaattaattaattttatataatatttaaaatttcatttatataattttgtaaaacataattatgcattatataattatttacaagtTCACACATCTTATGATAACActtaagttgtttatactgtttgacacatatTTTTGCTCTGATGTCGATTGAAAAAACAGTTttgacaataaaaatattaacgtaattagattaaaaagaatatatattttaagtttgagaaccaaatatattatagtattaaaaaatgaaaaaatttaattttgcttCAAAATTTAAGGAATAaaagcattaattttataattttatctttgtacatttgttttcttaagatattttttaattgggtaATCTGGATTTTAGTTTTGTACaacatttttttgtattaaatttttttattttttatatgataacaTCTTATTGTGTTATAACACGGCAATCTAATTCATTGTTAAACTTGATAGTAAATGTTTAacaaaagtttattaaaatagaattaattaagattttgaaattaattaaacctGGTTGTAGCTGAGTGAGTTTTATTTCTGGTTGGGGTTCACTAGACAAGAAAGAAATTCGTTGGATGAGTGTGTGATGGTTGAATGATAtgttataatgaaaatatatatttcattagtGATTATGATGTTAATTGATTATAGTATGACTTAAATGTTGATGTAGTACAGAAGGAAGATGATTTAGTATTAGTGAAGAATGTAGATTGCATAGAGAATGGATTTTTATGCCATGCAACTATTGGAttgattgttttattttatgaatggACATGTTGTATGAATGAGAAGGGAAAAATTGTTTcactgatgatgatgataattttCTGTTTGTTGAAAGTTTCACATTAACTAAAGATAagaccaattcacaatatataagtgagtatAATTTTCACCTTATAAAATCGGTTTTGtgttgaattatatatatataattcatatattacTACTCAATACATAAATTCAATCAATTGTTTACCTATCATCACTTCAAATTTCATGTATTTCATTAATGATgtcatttaaatcataaaaaatatattgaaaagatTAACAATTCATCATTTATCCCATTATAATAGTATTTCAATATAATAGATTgctaaaatataacaattaattgAAATGTAAACTATCATTCAGAGACAGTTGAATATATGCCATTTAAAGTCTAGATGATATTGTCACTGCTCAACCACCCTCTCTTCAGGTTGTACAAATTATTTAACCACAAAAATTAATACATCATCGTGCATAAATGTATAGATTGTGCCAAAACTTAATATTCTATGTGATTTCAAATACTTAACTTCATTAAACTACAACTTAATATTATAAACATTGatcatataaaatatgatttacacttcaaaacaaaataatgagttCTGAGCCTATAACACCAAGGTTCAGTTGATATTATAcaatattatattcatccaattataaatcttataacaaataaaagcacGATTCCCACCATTTTCTTTCCTCCAacataatttttcaataaattcaaaaatttcatcaaaattatcTCAACCTTAAGTTTTGTAAGTTCAAAGAGTTCAAACAAAACACATGACTCAGCTTTATCATCAAATTCAACTATCTGAGATTCTTTGTTCAAACTTAATCTaccatttatttcaaattcCACAATCAGACAATATGCAATTAATTATTCCACCTTTTCAAACCACTTTAAACACAATTCTTAGGACTAAATTATCATTTAAATCTTACAATACTAAAATAAGGCATTTTCCCGTTACTTAGAGAATCGTTTGAGCTACAAAGAAACATCATCAATAAAAATTTCAACGTTCTGCATATCTAAATTACATAATCAAATACAactaaatttcaataaaaaaacaagttaatAGATTCACTTTATTATATTAAGCAAACCAAGATAGATATCTATCCTAAGTAAAAAAGATGAATACTAGATTCTTAGAGCAATATGATTTGAAAGTTAATAACATGGTAACATAGACACCATTCTCACTCACCAACTACTACGATGTGGAGTTGTAACTAAAAAAAGATAAGAACTAGAATGATCATTTAAGAGAGATGttagagagaagaaaaacttagaaagagagaaaaattacATGCACAAAGGAGAGATAATATGAGAGGGATTTACAAAGGTTTTTCACATAGTTGGGAAGTTTTAACCTCcaatatttttggatatttaatttgtttccaATTTTGTCAATTATAACGAGAAGTTGTAAAAAATGTATAGTGTGGTATGATGAAAGAGAGGGGAACAAATTGAAAACTAAGAATACTAGTTTTTCATActcaattataaaagaaaatattgattttggaTTAAATAATTGTAAGCCCCTTTTTCAGTGTTATAAAgttttgggcctggccttttcggaggcccaaggccagccctACAGTAGGACCCCTATACCCTATTCTGTTTACTCATTTTGCTCTGGTCTCTCTTACAGAAGTAGCTCTCTTCTTCCTCTCAAATCCCCAGCAaagtgctctgctagggcacaactCTCGTTCATCTTCGAGCTAGCAGGTCCTTCTCACCTTCAACCTTCTGCTCTAGCCCCTGGAGCTGACGTACTTCCTAGTTGCGAGTCTATTGTGTTTTAGCACCTAAAcaaggtaaggggagctagaTCTGTGGTCTTTGTTGCATGCATTGgatttcttctctatttttcgCTTGAAATGGATTAAATGTGCTTGGGCTCGTATCTGAATGTTTGGTATGGTTATGTTTGGCTGATTTTTGGTTTTGCATGCGTGGAGCAGCGACGAGAgctgatattctcgcccaagcgaacttgtttcgcctaggcgagaatagcagaaacTCGCCCTGGTTCTGCTTGAGctcctcgcccaggcgaccaaaTATGGTTTTTGAGCGATGcacgtctcgctcaggcgagaacggctcgcctaggcgagtcctCGAGGAGACCAGTGGTGCTCTCTTTGGAAACTCTCGTTCAGGCGAGAGGTTTTAACTTTGGGCGAAGAGTgacctcgcccaggcgagagctcGCAGAGGCCCCTGTTGCagagctcgctcaggcgaccttgcctagcttaggcgagactgttGTGTAGCTTGAGCGAAGGCatttagcctaagcgagaaaaaGGGTCAGATTTTGGATCTATTTCCCTTGTTTATCTGTGGTTTGgctatatgattaaatatgcaTGTTTACctgatatatatatacacggTAGTTGGTCTGTTTGGTATGAGTGATGGCATGGAATTGTACATGATGGTTGGgtgaaatgaaaatttaatgtatGAGATGAAAATGGTGGTTGCGGTATGGGAAACATGAAATTTGtatgtgataggcgtaattccatgagtctcgtggggagatctcatggtggtgtgtagtgtatatattaagatatggattcaagtaaggattgcatcctgaaactctaaagggccagtgagtctcaagtagagcaaactgatccaagtggtgagagtagcggtaggccctagtctctggcaggataatggccctAGACATTTAAAGGCTAACcgtgtgcgtggtagggtgaaacccattggcaatggctctgcagagcagtagaggccaccacaagtgcaagcgtccagtgaatccgatcttagtatatttatccggataattgagtcatagtgtcctgcttgtttgctataacatgatgTTCTGTGCCTGTTGGGTTGCATGTTAAGGAATGTTTAAGTACTTGTCGGTTGTATCATGATAAGATTaaattacactagcttacccttgcatttctGTTTATGTTCCTgttgtgttttctcttttgcgatgatcacccttggtgggagcagatggaggaAATTCTGGGAGTAGACCCGGTGGTAGCAGTGGTGCAGCTTAGGGGATCTGTCTGTGTGACTCTCAGAATCAGTCTATGGCCCTAAGTGCCTTTTTGTAATCTCATGCTCTAGAGGAGCATCACCTTTTGTGAAACTGTTAACTTTCTCTTAGGTTGTTTATAGCATGGTGGTATGCCTAAATTTGTTTTCACAATATACTTCTGGATGACTGTAACAGTTACCTTTTCTACGTTTATGTTCATCTGAGTG from Vigna unguiculata cultivar IT97K-499-35 chromosome 8, ASM411807v1, whole genome shotgun sequence encodes:
- the LOC114194274 gene encoding LOB domain-containing protein 12-like yields the protein MGGSSPCASCKLLRRRCSKDCIFAPYFPSDEPQKFAIVHKVFGASNVSKMLQELPVHQRADAVSSLVYEASARVRDPVYGCVGAISYLQNQVADLQMQLAVAQAEILCIQMKNESLIPPSETDLHQKSYLLQNNFPHLLDFNTSNSVVHCSPNHVTQ